From Solibacillus isronensis, the proteins below share one genomic window:
- the ctaG gene encoding cytochrome c oxidase assembly factor CtaG: MPISIFGFQALWSPYLFGCLLFVTAFYFLLTVTWRDKFKLSEPLKKSEAAYFVLGIISFYIIKGSPIDLLGHIMFTMHMTQMAFLLLLVPIFFIKGIPWWVWKVVVEAPVMRTIFKIFTKPLVSIIVFIGLFSVYHLPSVFDTIKLNEIYHLAYTAILFISAIFMYWPLLNNVDGQHEMKNMTKLAYIASNAVLITPACALIIFASSPMYGTYSDSDMWLKAMELCVPSTTLSGLTLSGPELFSSMDLLSDQQVGGVLMKIIQEIIFGVILFKIFRKWWNTERSNQQEITDNALKEFQNRTQY, translated from the coding sequence ATGCCAATAAGTATATTCGGTTTTCAAGCATTATGGAGCCCATATTTATTCGGGTGTTTACTATTTGTAACGGCTTTCTATTTTTTACTGACTGTTACATGGCGAGATAAGTTTAAATTGAGTGAACCGTTAAAGAAAAGTGAAGCAGCTTATTTTGTACTGGGAATTATTTCTTTTTATATAATTAAAGGATCTCCAATTGATTTGCTTGGTCATATTATGTTTACGATGCATATGACGCAAATGGCATTTTTATTATTATTAGTGCCGATATTCTTTATTAAAGGAATTCCTTGGTGGGTTTGGAAAGTGGTTGTGGAAGCACCTGTTATGCGGACAATTTTTAAAATTTTTACAAAACCGCTCGTTTCGATTATCGTCTTTATTGGCTTATTTTCGGTATATCATTTACCATCTGTATTTGACACGATTAAATTAAACGAAATATACCACCTGGCTTATACAGCGATTTTGTTTATTTCAGCTATTTTTATGTACTGGCCATTATTGAATAATGTTGATGGACAGCATGAAATGAAGAATATGACTAAATTGGCGTATATTGCCTCGAATGCAGTGTTAATAACACCAGCCTGTGCGCTTATTATATTTGCTTCGAGCCCAATGTACGGTACATACAGTGATAGTGACATGTGGCTGAAGGCGATGGAATTATGTGTTCCTTCCACTACATTATCAGGACTTACATTATCTGGTCCGGAGTTGTTCTCAAGTATGGATTTATTGAGCGATCAGCAGGTTGGCGGAGTATTGATGAAAATTATTCAGGAAATTATATTTGGCGTTATCTTATTTAAAATTTTCCGTAAGTGGTGGAATACAGAGCGTTCAAATCAGCAGGAAATTACAGATAATGCTTTAAAAGAGTTTCAAAATAGAACACAGTACTAA
- a CDS encoding DUF420 domain-containing protein has translation MNLPILPTISTTFIVLSAVLVAIGWVLIAKKNVEAHRKVMLAAGVSALAFFIIYVSRTVFIGNTAFGGPDELKIYYTVFLVFHITLATVGAVFGLTSIISGLKSKLKLHRKIGAITSIIWFFVAITGVIVYSLLYVIYEGGETTSVFKAILGF, from the coding sequence ATGAATTTACCTATATTACCCACTATAAGCACGACGTTTATTGTCCTTAGTGCAGTGCTCGTAGCAATTGGCTGGGTATTGATCGCGAAGAAAAATGTGGAAGCACATAGAAAAGTAATGTTGGCAGCGGGTGTTTCGGCACTGGCATTCTTTATCATTTATGTATCACGAACTGTGTTCATTGGTAATACGGCCTTCGGTGGACCGGATGAGCTGAAAATATATTACACAGTCTTTTTAGTTTTCCATATTACATTAGCAACAGTTGGGGCAGTATTCGGTCTGACTAGTATAATTTCTGGTCTTAAATCAAAGCTGAAATTACACCGCAAAATTGGTGCGATTACAAGTATTATTTGGTTCTTCGTAGCGATTACTGGGGTTATTGTATATTCACTGCTTTATGTTATTTATGAAGGCGGCGAAACGACGTCTGTCTTTAAAGCAATTTTAGGATTTTAA
- a CDS encoding COX15/CtaA family protein, which produces MHQKYYKFLKWFAVLSTLGMLLILQGGALVTKTDSGLGCGRNWPDCNGSLIPKEITTEVLIEFSHRLVTGSVSIFILILVIWTWRALGHIREVKLLGFLALFFLALQALIGAAQVLWGQGDFILALHFGISLISFAAVLLLTLIVFEVDKKFDADRLYMSRKLKIHTICVTLYSYIVVYSGALVRHTDASLVCPDWPFCRNDQPMTIPYNMYEWVQMGHRFAVLIFVIWIAYIAIHVIRNYKKERIIFWGWTIALSLVILQVIAGMLVVLLKLHLFVSLMHSLLITLLFGLLCYLIMLVSRSK; this is translated from the coding sequence ATGCATCAAAAATATTACAAATTTCTAAAATGGTTTGCTGTTTTGTCTACCCTCGGCATGTTGCTCATCCTTCAAGGTGGAGCACTTGTTACAAAGACCGATAGCGGTTTGGGCTGTGGAAGAAACTGGCCGGACTGCAACGGTTCATTAATACCGAAAGAAATTACAACAGAAGTATTAATTGAATTTTCTCACCGTCTTGTAACAGGATCAGTATCCATTTTTATCCTAATTCTTGTTATTTGGACATGGCGCGCACTAGGCCATATTCGTGAAGTTAAGCTTTTAGGGTTTTTAGCACTGTTCTTCCTTGCTCTTCAGGCACTTATTGGGGCTGCCCAAGTATTATGGGGACAAGGTGACTTTATTTTAGCGTTACATTTCGGGATTTCATTAATCTCATTTGCGGCTGTACTGCTGCTTACCTTGATTGTATTTGAAGTCGACAAAAAGTTTGATGCCGATCGATTGTACATGAGCAGGAAATTAAAAATACATACTATTTGCGTTACTTTATATTCATATATAGTTGTTTATAGCGGGGCTCTTGTACGTCATACCGATGCTAGTCTAGTCTGTCCAGATTGGCCGTTCTGCCGTAACGATCAACCAATGACGATACCGTACAATATGTATGAGTGGGTTCAGATGGGGCACCGTTTTGCAGTGTTAATCTTCGTAATTTGGATTGCCTATATTGCTATCCATGTTATCAGAAACTACAAAAAAGAGCGGATTATTTTCTGGGGCTGGACAATCGCTCTTTCACTTGTAATTTTACAAGTGATTGCCGGCATGCTTGTAGTCCTGTTAAAACTTCACTTATTCGTTTCATTAATGCACTCGTTATTAATTACACTTCTATTCGGTTTATTATGTTATTTGATTATGCTAGTTTCAAGGTCGAAATAA
- a CDS encoding cytochrome C oxidase subunit IV family protein, whose protein sequence is MGHETHVEVRTQAQFEYDREHAKAHMRKQVVNFAIMIFLTFIAFAAVLADFAPTFIIPIILLLAGVQVVLQLYAFMHLEDRTTHMVGVIEFFIWSAAFIAFTFFLAFTTIIWWGN, encoded by the coding sequence ATGGGACACGAAACTCATGTAGAAGTACGTACTCAGGCACAATTCGAATATGACAGAGAACATGCCAAAGCGCATATGCGTAAACAAGTAGTAAACTTTGCGATCATGATTTTCCTGACTTTTATCGCATTTGCCGCTGTACTGGCTGACTTTGCTCCAACATTTATCATTCCGATTATTTTATTATTGGCTGGAGTACAAGTAGTACTGCAACTTTATGCTTTTATGCACTTGGAAGATCGCACAACACATATGGTTGGTGTAATTGAGTTCTTCATCTGGAGTGCAGCCTTCATCGCGTTCACGTTCTTCCTGGCGTTTACGACAATTATTTGGTGGGGGAATTAA
- a CDS encoding cytochrome (ubi)quinol oxidase subunit III, with amino-acid sequence MDLNQKFTPQTWPKHPEQATLEGKNKLVGLWIFLASDTVLFASVFATYIALKDSGPAGMEFSAKELYELPLAFVMTMLLLTSSLTSVYAMYHMRNFNYSGVRTWMGITVLLGLGFLALEIYEFQHYIHIGFGYTQSAFSSAFFTLVGMHGLHVIIGLVWITGLIIRNSSRGLNLYNAPKFFAASLYWHFIDVVWVFIFTVVYLMGVVG; translated from the coding sequence ATGGATCTTAATCAAAAATTTACTCCACAAACTTGGCCGAAACACCCTGAACAAGCTACTTTAGAAGGGAAAAACAAGTTAGTTGGACTTTGGATTTTCCTGGCATCGGATACAGTATTATTCGCGAGTGTATTTGCTACATATATCGCGCTTAAAGATAGCGGTCCGGCAGGGATGGAATTCTCGGCAAAGGAACTTTATGAATTACCGTTGGCGTTTGTAATGACAATGTTATTATTAACATCTTCATTAACTTCTGTATATGCGATGTACCATATGAGAAACTTTAACTATTCCGGTGTTCGTACATGGATGGGGATTACAGTTTTATTAGGGTTAGGCTTCCTTGCATTGGAAATCTATGAATTCCAGCACTATATACACATCGGGTTTGGTTATACACAATCGGCGTTCTCTTCTGCGTTCTTTACGCTCGTAGGGATGCACGGTTTGCATGTTATTATCGGTTTAGTTTGGATTACGGGATTAATCATCCGCAATAGTAGCCGTGGATTGAACCTATACAACGCACCGAAGTTCTTTGCAGCTTCACTGTATTGGCACTTCATTGACGTTGTATGGGTATTCATTTTCACAGTAGTCTATCTGATGGGAGTGGTTGGATAA
- a CDS encoding YugN family protein: MYFENTQLEHVKVDQEVLTTVMGKFGLECHGAWDYDRMTFDRCYDVREGRFYLRVFCNAVSGDVGAHNATLNINKPAIGKYYYPHGVEYTDEVFPGHLVKECEKVLADVRRELSAYGI; encoded by the coding sequence ATGTATTTTGAAAACACACAACTCGAACATGTTAAAGTTGATCAAGAAGTTTTAACGACAGTAATGGGCAAATTCGGTTTAGAGTGCCACGGTGCCTGGGACTATGACCGAATGACATTTGACCGCTGCTATGATGTACGTGAAGGTCGTTTTTATTTACGTGTTTTTTGTAATGCAGTATCGGGTGATGTAGGTGCACATAATGCAACTTTAAATATCAACAAACCTGCAATTGGAAAATACTATTATCCACACGGTGTTGAATACACAGATGAGGTATTCCCGGGACATCTTGTAAAAGAGTGTGAAAAAGTACTGGCAGATGTTCGCAGAGAGCTATCAGCATACGGTATTTAA
- the coxB gene encoding cytochrome c oxidase subunit II, whose protein sequence is MMKGLKKWRLFSLLTVMTVFLSACGEEYISTLRPSGQVGKEQLNILYLSIAIMALVVIVVSTIYLVAFFKFRRSKVGEDHMPKQVEGSHTLEVIWTVIPIILLLVLAVPTLHYTYKFSNVAAMDEVDESGNNTALTVNVTAKLYWWEFEYPNQGIITAQELVVPTDEKVYFNLIASDVKHSFWIPAIGGKMDTNVDGINKFYLQFDRESAGLNDGEGVFYGKCAELCGPSHALMDFKVKALEPEAFNAWVTAMQATEGATADKESSNLGEATFANSCLGCHAVSGVAGNGLGPNLTTFGDRNRVAGYMEHTVENTADWIYEPSKYKPGNTMPDKLVTEEEAQAIADYLMSLSVEK, encoded by the coding sequence ATGATGAAAGGGCTTAAAAAATGGCGTTTATTCTCGTTATTAACAGTAATGACAGTATTCCTTTCAGCATGTGGTGAAGAGTATATCTCGACGCTTCGTCCATCTGGTCAAGTCGGTAAAGAGCAATTAAACATCTTATATTTATCCATAGCTATTATGGCATTAGTCGTTATTGTCGTATCGACAATTTATTTAGTTGCTTTCTTTAAATTCCGCCGTTCAAAAGTTGGCGAAGACCATATGCCGAAGCAAGTGGAAGGCAGCCATACTTTAGAGGTGATTTGGACAGTTATTCCAATTATTTTATTATTAGTCTTAGCTGTTCCAACGCTGCACTATACGTATAAATTTTCGAATGTTGCTGCAATGGACGAAGTAGACGAAAGCGGTAACAATACTGCACTTACAGTAAATGTTACGGCAAAGTTATACTGGTGGGAATTTGAATATCCAAACCAAGGAATTATTACAGCACAGGAACTGGTTGTTCCAACTGATGAAAAAGTATACTTCAACTTAATCGCATCTGATGTAAAGCACTCATTCTGGATTCCGGCTATTGGCGGAAAGATGGATACAAACGTTGATGGCATTAACAAATTCTATTTACAGTTTGATAGAGAATCAGCCGGTTTAAACGATGGTGAAGGCGTATTCTATGGTAAATGTGCGGAGTTATGCGGTCCTTCACATGCTTTAATGGACTTCAAAGTAAAAGCACTTGAGCCGGAAGCATTCAACGCATGGGTTACAGCAATGCAGGCTACTGAAGGTGCCACAGCAGATAAAGAGTCATCTAATTTAGGTGAAGCAACATTTGCCAACTCTTGCTTAGGATGTCACGCAGTGTCCGGAGTTGCAGGCAATGGATTAGGTCCTAACTTAACAACTTTCGGCGACCGTAACCGTGTTGCTGGTTACATGGAACATACAGTAGAAAATACGGCAGACTGGATTTATGAACCTTCTAAATACAAACCAGGAAATACGATGCCGGATAAACTTGTGACAGAAGAGGAAGCACAAGCAATCGCTGACTATTTAATGTCATTATCAGTTGAAAAGTAA
- a CDS encoding CAP domain-containing protein, producing the protein MKVLFRILIIATCIGIVLYYSNEESSQTELLEGPPSITKPVVELEPSMPTEQFLPRPATGISTLIGKTSKEVLEKYSTPKRIDPTEYGYEWWIYETDNGLLMVGMKEDRVNQIYTNNGEFDITPFVIGEPLDDIYRTTVLGQEITVELEENIYIFAMNEQDLHDRILVKYDNLYAQLYIDHETNQLYSVRFLDGETLVLHKPYEMQFIGELFEASTPSSYMQIDINLANRRQLTDLANSLRVQFGLPALLPSDTLASLADYNSEHMFIGMMDSQVTDDEYKIEDQLNEMRQVYEQHGVNVATNYKDAIEVIHGWMNSKEHRTLLTDEEFTHIGSGAFMNYYTQLYVKQK; encoded by the coding sequence ATGAAAGTTTTATTTCGCATATTAATTATTGCAACTTGCATCGGGATTGTTCTTTATTATTCAAATGAAGAATCCTCTCAAACCGAATTATTGGAAGGCCCGCCAAGCATTACGAAACCTGTAGTCGAACTGGAACCTTCCATGCCGACTGAACAGTTTCTTCCGCGACCAGCTACCGGTATTTCTACACTAATAGGGAAAACATCGAAGGAAGTATTGGAAAAATATAGTACTCCGAAGCGAATCGATCCAACGGAATATGGATACGAATGGTGGATTTACGAGACAGACAATGGGCTGTTAATGGTCGGTATGAAGGAAGATCGAGTAAATCAGATTTATACAAATAATGGTGAATTTGATATCACACCGTTTGTAATCGGTGAGCCATTGGACGATATTTATCGTACGACAGTATTGGGGCAGGAAATAACAGTTGAACTCGAGGAGAATATTTATATATTTGCAATGAATGAACAAGATTTACATGATCGCATTCTAGTAAAATATGATAATCTGTATGCGCAATTATACATAGATCACGAAACGAATCAATTATACAGTGTCCGTTTCCTCGATGGGGAAACACTCGTATTACATAAGCCGTATGAAATGCAATTTATAGGAGAGCTCTTTGAAGCAAGTACCCCTTCCAGCTATATGCAAATTGATATTAATTTGGCGAACCGGAGACAATTGACGGATTTGGCAAACTCCTTGCGTGTGCAATTTGGATTGCCTGCTTTACTCCCGTCTGATACGCTCGCTTCCTTGGCGGATTATAATAGTGAACATATGTTTATAGGGATGATGGATTCTCAAGTGACAGATGATGAATATAAGATTGAAGACCAGTTGAATGAAATGCGGCAGGTCTATGAGCAGCATGGTGTCAATGTGGCAACAAATTATAAAGATGCCATTGAGGTGATTCATGGCTGGATGAACTCGAAAGAACATCGCACATTGCTTACGGATGAAGAATTTACGCATATCGGTTCTGGAGCATTTATGAATTACTATACACAGCTGTATGTGAAACAAAAATAA
- a CDS encoding cytochrome c oxidase subunit I, which translates to MSSVTQKKGFGAHVWDYLTTVDHKKIAIMYLAAGTLFFAIAGFEALLMRIQLMFPESTFISAGLFNELLTMHGTTMLFLAATPIIFAFMNAVVPLQIGARDVAFPFLNSLGFWLFFIGAVFLHLSFFLGGAPDAGWTSYASLSLYSPGHGIDFYILGLQISGAGTLISGINFIVTIITMRAPGMTFMRMPLFTWTTLVASSLILFAFPPLTGGLFLMLVDRMFGANFFDHTMGGNTIIWEHLFWIFGHPEVYILVLPAFGLFSEIIPVFARKRLFGYSSMVFATILIGFLGFMVWAHHMFTVGLGATANAIFAVATMAIAVPTGMKVFNWILTIWGGSIKVTVPMLYALGFIPSFVAGGVTGVMQATAPLDYQLHDSYFIVAHFHYVIVGGIVTGLFGSAHFYWPIMFNRALNPKLGMITFWMFFIGFHLTFFIQHFLGLMGMPRRVFTYMEGQGWDLFNFISSIGAIMMGIGVVLLVIDAILSIKSEPVNRRDYWGDGRSLEWALETPLPFYNFKQTPLIRGYDPYWIEKEEGNKEGMVYAEPLGEIHMPNNSILPFIMSIGMMIAAFGALYSPWGDQVQAGTATGTTPAISLALIIGGLGLTIACMIIRSFKDDLGFHVTVSEIEQVEADLAHYRATGNKGGNK; encoded by the coding sequence GTGAGCTCTGTTACACAGAAAAAGGGCTTTGGAGCACATGTATGGGACTATTTAACAACGGTCGATCATAAAAAGATCGCAATCATGTATTTAGCAGCCGGTACTCTGTTCTTCGCAATTGCAGGATTTGAAGCGTTACTGATGCGTATCCAATTAATGTTCCCTGAAAGTACATTCATTTCTGCAGGCCTATTTAACGAACTATTAACAATGCACGGCACAACGATGCTATTCTTAGCAGCAACACCAATAATATTTGCCTTTATGAATGCGGTCGTACCACTTCAAATTGGAGCGCGTGACGTTGCATTCCCGTTCTTAAACTCATTAGGATTTTGGCTATTCTTTATTGGTGCAGTATTCCTTCACCTTTCATTCTTTTTAGGTGGAGCACCTGATGCAGGTTGGACTTCTTATGCATCATTATCTTTATATTCACCGGGCCACGGTATTGACTTCTATATTCTTGGTCTGCAAATTTCGGGTGCAGGTACGTTAATTTCAGGTATTAACTTCATCGTAACAATCATTACGATGCGAGCACCTGGTATGACGTTCATGCGTATGCCTTTATTCACTTGGACGACTTTAGTAGCAAGTTCACTAATTTTATTCGCATTCCCTCCACTTACTGGCGGATTGTTCTTAATGTTAGTTGACCGTATGTTTGGGGCAAACTTCTTTGATCATACAATGGGTGGTAATACAATTATTTGGGAGCACTTATTCTGGATTTTCGGTCACCCTGAAGTATACATCTTAGTACTGCCGGCATTCGGTTTATTCTCGGAAATTATTCCGGTTTTCGCTCGTAAACGTTTATTCGGATACTCATCAATGGTATTCGCTACAATTTTAATCGGTTTCTTAGGGTTCATGGTATGGGCCCACCACATGTTCACAGTTGGTTTAGGTGCTACTGCGAACGCCATTTTCGCTGTTGCTACAATGGCGATCGCTGTTCCGACTGGGATGAAAGTCTTCAACTGGATCCTTACAATTTGGGGTGGTTCGATTAAAGTAACGGTACCGATGCTGTATGCACTTGGATTTATTCCTTCATTCGTTGCTGGTGGGGTTACAGGGGTAATGCAGGCAACTGCCCCACTTGACTATCAGCTGCATGATTCATACTTTATCGTAGCGCACTTCCACTACGTAATCGTAGGTGGTATCGTAACAGGTTTATTCGGTTCAGCGCATTTCTACTGGCCAATTATGTTTAACCGTGCATTAAATCCTAAACTGGGAATGATTACTTTCTGGATGTTCTTTATCGGATTCCACTTAACGTTCTTCATCCAGCATTTCTTAGGATTAATGGGTATGCCACGTCGTGTATTCACTTACATGGAAGGTCAAGGTTGGGATTTATTCAACTTTATCTCGTCAATCGGTGCTATTATGATGGGAATCGGGGTAGTATTATTAGTAATTGATGCAATATTATCGATTAAATCAGAACCGGTTAACCGCCGTGATTACTGGGGCGATGGTCGTTCACTTGAGTGGGCGCTTGAAACACCGCTGCCATTCTATAACTTTAAACAAACACCACTAATTCGTGGTTATGATCCTTATTGGATTGAAAAAGAAGAAGGCAACAAAGAAGGTATGGTTTATGCTGAGCCGTTAGGTGAAATCCATATGCCAAATAATTCAATTCTGCCATTTATTATGTCAATCGGAATGATGATTGCCGCATTTGGTGCTCTATACAGCCCGTGGGGAGATCAAGTTCAGGCTGGTACAGCGACAGGAACAACACCTGCCATTTCTTTAGCATTGATTATTGGTGGTCTAGGATTAACAATTGCATGTATGATCATCCGATCGTTCAAAGACGATTTAGGATTCCACGTAACAGTTTCTGAAATTGAACAGGTGGAAGCGGATTTAGCTCACTACCGTGCAACAGGTAATAAAGGGGGTAACAAGTAA